A window of the Bradyrhizobium ottawaense genome harbors these coding sequences:
- a CDS encoding SMP-30/gluconolactonase/LRE family protein, protein MSEASSHAAGWRPATCYPDPAIHALDPRFEKYWLKLSAVERLTTGLRWAEGPVYFGDGRYLLCSDIPNQRILKWEEETGAVSIYRKPSNFANGNTRDRQGRLVTCEHGGRRVTRTEYDGSITVLIDSFDGKPLNSPNDVVVKSDGSIWFTDPTFGLLGNYEGYKAESEIDANVYRLDGATGKATIVAEGVLGPNGLCFSPDEKILYVVESRGVPNRKILAYDVSPGGDRISNKRVFIDAGPGTPDGMRCDIDGNLWCGWGMGDPELDGVVVYAPDGVLIGRIALPERCANLCFGGVKRNRLFMAASQSIYALYVNTQGALGG, encoded by the coding sequence ATGTCCGAGGCATCATCTCATGCGGCCGGCTGGCGTCCGGCGACCTGCTATCCCGATCCGGCGATCCACGCGCTCGATCCGCGCTTCGAGAAATACTGGCTGAAGCTGTCGGCCGTGGAGCGGCTGACCACCGGCCTGCGCTGGGCCGAAGGCCCGGTATATTTTGGCGACGGGCGGTATCTCTTGTGCAGCGACATTCCGAACCAGCGCATCCTCAAATGGGAAGAGGAGACCGGCGCCGTCAGCATCTATCGCAAGCCGTCGAACTTCGCCAACGGCAACACCCGCGACCGCCAGGGACGCCTCGTCACCTGCGAGCACGGCGGCCGCCGCGTCACCCGCACCGAATATGACGGCTCGATCACGGTGCTGATCGACAGTTTCGACGGCAAGCCGCTGAACTCACCCAATGACGTCGTGGTGAAATCCGACGGCTCGATCTGGTTCACCGATCCGACCTTCGGCCTGCTCGGCAACTACGAGGGCTACAAGGCCGAGTCCGAGATCGACGCCAATGTCTACCGCCTTGATGGTGCGACCGGCAAAGCCACCATCGTCGCCGAGGGCGTGCTCGGGCCCAACGGGCTGTGCTTCTCGCCGGACGAGAAGATCCTCTACGTCGTGGAATCCCGCGGCGTGCCGAACCGAAAGATTCTCGCCTATGACGTCTCGCCCGGCGGCGACAGGATCTCCAACAAGCGCGTCTTCATCGACGCCGGTCCCGGCACGCCCGACGGCATGCGTTGCGACATCGACGGCAATCTGTGGTGCGGCTGGGGCATGGGCGATCCCGAACTCGACGGCGTCGTGGTCTACGCACCCGACGGCGTCCTGATCGGCCGCATCGCGCTGCCCGAGCGCTGCGCCAACCTCTGCTTCGGCGGCGTCAAGCGCAACCGCCTGTTCATGGCCGCGAGCCAGTCGATCTACGCGTTGTATGTCAACACGCAGGGCGCGCTCGGCGGGTAG
- a CDS encoding aldehyde dehydrogenase family protein — MVNRMQFYIDGAWVDPAVKKSTPVVNPATEEAMYDIALGSKADVDKAVAAAKRAFVTFSQTSREERVALLEKVMEVYKGRMKEIGAAVSDEMGAPLPMAERLQAGAGLGHIASTLEVLKNYHFEENIGTATVLREPVGVIGMITPWNWPLNQIACKVAPALAAGCTMILKPSEFTPTSALIFAEILHEAGVPKGVFNLVNGLGPEVGAAMSEHPDIDMISFTGSTRAGVDVAKRAAPTVKRVSQELGGKSPNVILEGADLAKAVTGGVMHMFNNSGQSCNAPSRMIVPLSKMKEVAAIAKAVADKTKAGDPRAEGTTIGPVVSRIQWDKIQALIHKGIEEGATLVAGGPGLPEGVNKGFYVRPTIFADVTNDMTIAREEIFGPVLTILGAKDEAEAVKIANDTPYGLAGYVTGDTVESARRVGRQIRAGNVNLQGVPNDRTAPFGGYKQSGNGREWGKYGLEEYLEVKAVAGYNAA, encoded by the coding sequence ATGGTCAATCGCATGCAGTTCTACATCGATGGCGCCTGGGTCGATCCCGCCGTCAAGAAGTCCACGCCCGTCGTCAACCCGGCGACTGAAGAAGCGATGTATGACATTGCGCTCGGCTCCAAGGCCGACGTCGACAAGGCTGTCGCCGCCGCCAAGCGCGCTTTCGTGACTTTTTCGCAGACCAGCCGCGAGGAGCGCGTCGCCCTGCTCGAGAAGGTCATGGAGGTCTACAAGGGCCGCATGAAGGAAATCGGCGCTGCCGTGTCCGACGAGATGGGCGCACCGCTGCCGATGGCCGAACGCCTGCAGGCCGGCGCCGGCCTCGGCCACATCGCCTCCACCCTGGAAGTGCTGAAGAACTATCATTTCGAGGAAAACATCGGCACCGCCACGGTGCTGCGTGAACCGGTTGGCGTCATCGGCATGATCACGCCCTGGAACTGGCCGCTGAACCAGATCGCCTGCAAGGTCGCGCCCGCGCTCGCCGCCGGCTGCACCATGATCCTGAAGCCGAGCGAATTCACGCCGACCTCGGCGCTGATTTTCGCGGAAATCCTGCATGAAGCGGGCGTGCCGAAGGGCGTGTTCAACCTCGTCAACGGCCTCGGCCCCGAGGTTGGCGCCGCCATGAGCGAGCACCCGGACATCGACATGATCTCGTTCACCGGCTCGACCCGCGCCGGCGTCGACGTCGCCAAGCGCGCCGCGCCGACCGTGAAGCGCGTCAGCCAGGAACTCGGCGGCAAGTCGCCGAACGTGATCCTCGAAGGCGCCGACCTCGCCAAGGCCGTCACCGGTGGCGTGATGCACATGTTCAACAACTCCGGACAGTCGTGCAACGCGCCGTCGCGGATGATCGTGCCGCTGTCGAAGATGAAGGAAGTCGCCGCAATTGCGAAGGCGGTGGCCGACAAGACCAAGGCCGGCGATCCCCGCGCCGAAGGCACCACCATCGGCCCGGTCGTCTCGCGCATCCAGTGGGACAAGATCCAGGCGCTGATCCACAAGGGCATCGAGGAAGGTGCAACGCTTGTGGCCGGCGGTCCGGGTCTGCCGGAAGGCGTCAACAAGGGCTTCTATGTTCGCCCGACCATCTTCGCCGACGTCACCAACGACATGACGATCGCCCGCGAAGAAATCTTCGGACCGGTGCTGACGATCCTCGGCGCCAAGGATGAAGCGGAAGCCGTCAAGATCGCCAACGACACGCCCTATGGTCTGGCCGGTTACGTCACCGGCGACACCGTGGAAAGCGCGCGCCGCGTCGGCCGCCAGATCCGCGCCGGCAACGTCAACCTGCAGGGCGTTCCGAACGACCGCACCGCGCCGTTCGGCGGCTACAAGCAGTCCGGCAACGGCCGCGAATGGGGCAAGTACGGTCTGGAAGAGTATCTCGAAGTGAAGGCGGTCGCCGGCTACAACGCCGCGTAA
- a CDS encoding IS481 family transposase — MELNLHANATTTPKTRGYIQRSRKSVVQLAAELGVSETTIRRWRGRTTVADRSHQPRNLTTSLSAVEERAVCELRTSLQLPLDDIVEVMQRCINAKLSRSAIHRCLQRNGISRRPKPDKPKAGVFETASVGFIHIDLKHLPALQRRTSYAFVAIDRATRYVYVEIHSRRDSETAAGFLQRFLAHFPHDVHTILTDNGAEFTDRFAVDKKNKPPGRPSGSHPFDRLCKQHGIDHRLTKPYHPQTNGLVERFNRRIAEAIGREEKRGSARRTFADHADRDAFLGKFVHDYNRTRLKCLGYKAPIQALTNLPGPNTFAGTTLK; from the coding sequence ATGGAACTGAACCTGCACGCCAATGCTACGACGACGCCAAAGACGCGCGGCTACATCCAGCGCAGCAGGAAATCAGTCGTCCAATTGGCCGCGGAACTCGGGGTTAGCGAGACCACCATTCGTCGCTGGCGCGGACGAACGACGGTCGCGGACCGCTCGCATCAGCCGCGCAACCTGACGACCAGCCTGTCGGCTGTGGAAGAGAGGGCGGTTTGCGAGCTGCGGACGTCGCTGCAATTGCCGCTGGATGACATCGTCGAGGTGATGCAGCGCTGCATTAATGCCAAGCTATCCCGCAGCGCCATCCACCGCTGTCTGCAGCGAAATGGGATTAGTCGGCGTCCCAAGCCGGACAAGCCAAAGGCCGGCGTCTTCGAGACCGCCAGTGTTGGGTTCATCCATATCGACCTCAAGCATCTGCCGGCCCTGCAGCGTCGCACGAGTTATGCCTTTGTCGCCATCGATCGCGCCACTCGCTACGTCTATGTCGAGATCCACTCCAGGCGGGACAGCGAGACTGCGGCCGGCTTCCTCCAGCGCTTCCTGGCCCACTTCCCGCATGATGTTCACACCATCCTGACCGACAATGGCGCCGAGTTCACCGACCGCTTCGCCGTCGACAAGAAGAACAAGCCGCCCGGTCGGCCTTCCGGCAGTCATCCCTTTGATCGGCTCTGCAAGCAACACGGCATCGACCATCGCCTGACCAAGCCCTACCACCCGCAGACCAACGGTTTGGTCGAGCGCTTCAATCGCCGCATCGCCGAAGCCATCGGCCGCGAGGAAAAGCGCGGCAGCGCCCGCCGCACATTCGCCGACCATGCCGATCGCGACGCCTTCCTCGGCAAGTTCGTCCACGATTACAATCGAACCCGCCTCAAATGCCTTGGATACAAGGCCCCCATCCAGGCCCTCACCAATCTTCCGGGACCAAACACGTTCGCAGGGACGACACTGAAATAG
- a CDS encoding Lrp/AsnC family transcriptional regulator yields MQALDAIDRKILGLLQSDSRMTMQELADKVGLSVSPCHRRVKLLEQRGVITRYIATVDQKSLGLHVSVFISIKLARQKEEDLNRFAKAISKWDEVLECYLMTGNRDYLLRVVAADLSSYEAFLKNKLTRLDGIASIESSFALSQVKYSIALPV; encoded by the coding sequence ATGCAAGCCCTCGATGCCATCGACCGCAAGATTCTCGGCCTGCTGCAGTCCGACAGCCGCATGACCATGCAGGAACTGGCCGACAAGGTCGGCCTCTCGGTGTCGCCCTGCCATCGCCGGGTCAAACTGCTCGAACAACGCGGCGTCATCACCCGCTACATCGCAACCGTCGACCAGAAATCGCTCGGTCTGCATGTCAGCGTCTTCATCTCGATCAAGCTGGCGCGGCAGAAGGAAGAGGACCTCAATCGCTTCGCCAAGGCGATCTCGAAATGGGACGAGGTGCTGGAATGCTATCTGATGACCGGCAACCGCGATTATTTGCTGCGCGTCGTCGCCGCCGACCTGTCGTCCTACGAGGCGTTCCTGAAGAACAAGCTGACGCGTCTGGACGGCATCGCCTCGATCGAGTCGAGCTTTGCGCTGAGCCAGGTGAAGTATTCGATCGCGCTGCCGGTGTGA